The window CCACCAGCAGGGAGAGCGCCGCGGCGGTCACCAGGGTCGACGCCCCGGCGATCAGCGCGGCCCGGCGGCTGCGGCCGCGCCGGTACGCCTCGTGCGCCAGCCGCCGCGCGGACGGGCGGTAGCCGTCGTCCGGCGCCGGCCCGGGCGGGTCCGTCCGCCGGCGCCGGAGCAGCCCGGTGCCGCTCCCGCCGCCGGCCTTGCGGGGACCGGCCCCGGCCTCGGTGCTCATCGGGGCCCCGCTCACTTCAGGACGGGTGCGGAGACGGCGTCGGAGAGCCACTGCTTCTCCAGCTTCGCCAGCACGCCCTCGGCCCGCAGGGCGTCCACCGCCCGCGTGACGCACCCGGTGAGCCGGGAGCCCTTGTCCAGCACCAGTCCGAACTGCTCGCCCCGCGCCGCCCCTTCGAACTGCCCGACCACCTGGGCGTCCGTCACCTCGGCACCGGTGATGTAGAACGCCGTCGGCAGGTCCACCACCAGGGCCTCGATCTGGCCGTTCCGCAGTGCGGCCTTCGCCAGGTCGTTGGAGTCGAACACGGCCGGCTGCACGGTCGGCCGGATGGTGTCGGTGACGACCTCCAGACTGGTGGTGCCCACCTGCGCGCCCAGCTTGGCGCCCTTCAGGTCGGCGACGCTCTTCGCCCCGGCCGCCTTGGAGTTCTTCAGCGCGATCACCGCCTGCCGCACGTCGTAGTAGCCGGAGGAGAAGTCGACGGCCTGCTTGCGCTCGTCACTGATCGACACCTGGTTGATGTCGAAGTCGAAGTCCTTGGCGCCCGGGGTGGTGGCCTTGCCGAACGGCGCCGCCACCCATGTCACCTTCTCCTTCGGGTAGCCGAGCTTCTCGGCCACGGCGTACGCCACCGCCGACTCGAAGCCCTTGCCGTTCTCCGGCTTGTCGTCCGTGAACCAGGGGTCGTAGGCGGGCTGGTCGGTGCCGATCGTCAGCGTTCCCGCGGCGCGGGTGCCCAGCGCACCCGGCGCGCAGCCGTCGGCCGTCCCCGGGGCACTCGCGGCGGCGCCCGTGCCGGACGCGTCGGACGCGGAGTCCTGCGGCGCGCACGCGGTCAGCGCGGCGGCAGTGACCAGCAGGGCGGCGAACGGCTTGCGGAGGGAGGTCATGGCGGGGCTCCTGGAAAGAGGGACCGGAAAGAGCGGGGAGCGAGCGGCGCGGGGGCGCGGGCCGGGCCGGCACCCCGGCGGGTCACTTC of the Kitasatospora sp. NBC_01246 genome contains:
- a CDS encoding ABC transporter substrate-binding protein, translated to MTSLRKPFAALLVTAAALTACAPQDSASDASGTGAAASAPGTADGCAPGALGTRAAGTLTIGTDQPAYDPWFTDDKPENGKGFESAVAYAVAEKLGYPKEKVTWVAAPFGKATTPGAKDFDFDINQVSISDERKQAVDFSSGYYDVRQAVIALKNSKAAGAKSVADLKGAKLGAQVGTTSLEVVTDTIRPTVQPAVFDSNDLAKAALRNGQIEALVVDLPTAFYITGAEVTDAQVVGQFEGAARGEQFGLVLDKGSRLTGCVTRAVDALRAEGVLAKLEKQWLSDAVSAPVLK